The genomic DNA aaaagtttcccacacAAGCAATTGATTCCAATAGTTCAGTtcgtaaggcagctatatgctatagtggtccgatatcggccgttctgacaaatgagcagcttcttagtgagaaaacacaggtgtaaaatttcagatcgatggcttaaaaactgagggaccagtttgtatatatacagacagacggacatgtctaaatcaactcagctcatcatgccgaTCAATTATGTATttacagggtctccgacgtttcattctgggtgttaaaaacttcgtagcaaacttaatataccctgttcagggtataaaaaactaaGTGAATTTATGACctataataaatttcataaaatgccAAATTTGATTGGAATCCATTCActatttcgtcgaacaataaatgttgaattctttcgcaacatctttatactcttgaaatattgtagcaacatgttgagtataatagttttattcccCTAACGGTTGTATGGAATGATATaggattttatatatataaattatcaggatgacgagacgagttgaaatccggatgtctgtctgactgtccgtctatctgtatggCTGtatcttaagtaaaaattaaaatatcatcatGAAACTTAATACACGTCTTCCTTGGCAAAATGtggaggacgagttcgtagatgggcataatctaaccactgccatgcccaaaAGACACCATTAAACGAATacttataaagtgccataactaagcgctAAGTTAAGATAaagaactgtaatttggtacaggcaATTTGTCGATTAAGAAGCAATTAATATAACGAgacaaaactttgcacgaatattttCTTCTAAGTATGCCaacttatgaccaaaaattgtccaagtaaaaccaaaatttttcttGTCCCTaggtaccaaatatgtggaccctatagttgactttcgaATGAAaacatcggtcaatatgtgagacatatataaatgaaattcagagaggatccttttctgataatagtatgtctttatgtaaaaaaagagttgaatcgggttaatactttcCTTAGTCCTCATATGTTAATATGAAGATTTTCGAAGTTGCCGGTGACTTTAGACCgcatatattggccaatatgtgggttatacttgtatatatataccaccccattcggacttatatgtatgtatgcagcatGCTACTTTAAGAAATAGTGCTATCTCGATGACAAATAATGCACATTAAATAATCGTTTTGGGATATTTCAATTCACCTCGTGGAGTTGTGGAACacataatattaggtaaagtaaaaagttcgttcggttttttattgatttttcaaaagatgataactttgtatacatttgtccgatttaagtcaaatatgcgccgttttgttcgtaaacttgttgccaacgagttGCCAACTTCATTACACCCCtttcgtagaagactgcgtccaaaaaactcggagagcctattttcacaggcctctcttgaggccaacttcacaccattaagcgcgttcgccatggacaggaaaagatggtaatcacttggtgcctaggtccggactataaggtgggtgcaatataacctcccatccgagctccaggagcttctggcgagccaccaaagacgtgtgtcgcctggcgttgtcctgatggaacacaattcggcctctgttgatcaaagatggcctcttctggatgagtgctgatttcaagcggtccagttgttgccAGTAGAGgaccgaattgagcgtttggccataggggagcagctcgcagtagatgattccttgcccatcccaccaaacacacagcaaaaccttcctggccgtcaatcacgtcttggccaccatctgggccgcttccccgagctttgaccacgaccgtttgcgctcgatgttgtcataagtgactcATTTTTCATAGCCAGCCACaatgctttttcgctttgatcgaagaaaaattgtaaaatatagcgaattttctctttgttggtgtccatctttgacgagcgctcacaacgaactgagtaaataaatcgaaaaactgtttGTCTgtgacaaacttttagcgcgagtaaacacgttttcagcgccgtatagtatgacatgatgcgacccgtaacactagtactatggacaataacgccatctcttagacaAAAACCGAACGAGCTTTTTACTtgacttaatattatatatcatatcgatttgcaatcggtcatactttaatgagtttttggaaaaaatgtccgagttcggtctgaaccaaattaatttgattccgaataaattaagtaaatactTAGATGTAGTTTACGTTGATatctctttttaaattttttgaagatattatCGCAGACAATATAATGATTCGATTTcttctttaatttctttttctCAACATGGATTTCGTAAAAGAAAATCGATTATAACTTTGTAAATCATGTATCATTAGTTTTAGGgcacataagcatacggatgttatatacacagactttagcaaagctttcgataaagcaAATATCCCTACTCTTGAGATCTTCGGGgatttcagccaagatttcttcaatgggtagcttcttatctttataatagaacacaatgAGTGATATTTAAGGATATTCTTTCAGATTCAATTAAtgtctcttcaggtgttccgcatgATTTTGGCAAGGTCTTGGGCCGATTCTGTTCTTGCTTTCTTTtctgtaatagaattctcaaaaactttattataggctgacgacgtaaagctttttaaatcatacacttcaactgatgaAAGgagtctgttgcaaacagacttaaacaatttggttccTTGGTCTGATAGAAATGGTTTGTCATTGAATCTCaaaaaatgtaagacgatgtgctttttccgtagatctgtgcacccctctcctTATGTAGTAAAATGACAatagtctagagcaagtttttaactttgTTAATTTGGGAGTTactatggaccctaagcttaattttaatcttcatattgataccacgGTCTTAAAGGAAAAAGGTGTCCTAAACGTTTGTCTAACAAATTttgagatccgtatattactaaaactctctactagcaggtgttctggggtttctggatccatgtcacagaaccggcagtttgcacaaGAGGTTAATCCCatgacatattttatttttataaaaattggtctaagcctcatatccctgataaaatatattcaaatcatctggttgacgttttccacatcaaatcaatatattacatttagccttttcggttgagttaatatcacatacatatatctcaatgAAATAAAGTCAAAGTTAATGGCTTTCAatataaatcaagaaaataGCAAATTTGATGAGATTTGTAacttattcacgatttcatttttcgcaatatttttttaatataaagtttcgcCAGCGCCTGAAAGATTTTACTGGGCTTTGATTCctgccaaaaatatttatgcggCTTTAATCTTTGCTAATTTCGAgagattaaaattttcggatgcagccaaacttagccctttcttacctGTTTATAGTTTATCTTTTGATTTGCGCTTCAGCTTAATATAGTTACCGTCACTTGACGAAAGTTTGTCTTTCTTTTTTCCGATTTCGTGTCATTTGGCACGTTTTGTATACAAACAgtaatttgaaaacttttgaGTGTTCATGGTTTGCTAACAGACGCATCAGTTGCAAGATGGCCTCAGATGTATTAACAGTTATTTTTGTAACCGTATTTTTAATTTGTCGCGTAAACGCCGAAAAAGCATTCATACAAGCTGAGTATGAAATCATCAACGATACCTCATCCTTTCCATGGCAGGACTTGCGCAATGAAATACATCAGGGTGATGCCGTCACCTACGAACTGGGCACGCCACAATACCAAATTTTGAACGCCGATGAACCGATAGAAATCATCACACCCGATCAGCCCGGTTACTACGAGAGCCTTAAGCGTTATGAAGCGGCAGCAATGCAGCATGCAGAAGAATTCAGAAATCAGAGTGATTCGACAACAACACTGCCAGAAGACATCGAGAAGGAAACGGTTAGCGAGAAACAAGTAAAACAGATTGCAAATGGGGAGGAGCAAATTCGATTTATTATACggaatttgaaagaaaaaagcaaaaatccaAAAATGTATTTAGGTTCACCAAATCAGTACCAACAAGATGGCGCACCAGCTGAAACGAGCAAAAAGAATAACGAAATTAAGACTAAACAATCAGGGGTTACTGATACACCACTCTGGAACCAACAGTTTAACGACAATTCAGAGGCACAATCGAAAGGAAACGAAGGCGAGCGCGTTGCTTTGTCAAAAAGCGTcgagaaaaccaaaaaaaaccaaagtttCTCTCTTAAATCAAACGTCACGAAAGAATTAGTAAAATCTTTGGAGGAAAGCACGTTTATGCCAAACACAGAAACCATTCATATCAGTAATTCCAGCAACACTGTGTTACCGTCAAAGTTTCTCACAGAGTCGTCACTAACAGAAACTATATCGGCTACGGATATACCACCGGAAACTCCACTCCAATTACCGCCTACGTTACTTAAATATGATACTCCACCCACTGAGGAGACTTCAGCACCTCTAAAGCAAAATCTAAAAGAAATCTATGCGACTGATATGAGCTCGTACGCGCCCGTATATAAAGTTCCACCACACATTAGAGATTTCGAGTATTTGTATCGCTCAGCGTTGGGTATAAGATAgaccaaaaatattatatatttacatatctgAGTACCAAGCATATgagtattatttaattaataaatgtatatttacaaattttgaaatatttttttttatttaaaactataaatataaataaaaaatcaataaataaatattttagcttttatcgtaaaattaataatatggcAACCCAGTCATCACCTATTTTGAATTTTGCATAAAAGTATTAGAGGTACATACAGTATCAATAAATGATCAAGGCACTAGCCATATGGATCGGTAACTCTCTCAGTGAAGACCTTACGTTACATAATACGTTTTTAACAAATGTCtttataaagtgaaaaaaacagcataagcaatatatttttatctgaTTTTTCTTTCTCCCACCTTTGTACCTTTGACTCCGCTAAGTATTGAGAAGTTTTGAACAGATCGAAGAAATCGATAAAAATTCTAGATTAATCCATTGTATTCCAGACAGTTATAGAAGCCCAACAATGGTTGTTAATTATACAAGAGATTCCgcttcaaatatattaaactttTGTGTGAACTTGGCTATCTTTGCATGTGTGAAAGTCGCTAGGAGGAATTGAAGTTCAAAACTCAGCTCTgtgaaaaataacattttcccACGGAGGTCGATTATCGAAAAATAGCAGTAAATCCTTTTAATTTTCTCCTAGAAAATCTCATAAACATCAACAAAGCTCACTGCGTTGGCTTTGAATGGGTAAGAACCCAACAAATAGCTCTCAGACCCAATTTGTCTGAAAACTGGCGTAACGCTGTCTTATGTCACCGCTGCTCTTTCTCATTGTTTTGGACCATATACTGAACAAGAAGTTAATGTACAAACACGGTTTGCTTAAAACATTCAGGAAAATCTTGAAGATCTGGCTTTCGCGGATGATATTGCTCTCCTGGCAGGAAAAAAATAGATTTGCAGAGGAATCTAAATAAGCTTGGGGAGATAAAACCGAATTCATCTCTAGCAACCATGACACCGAGTCTATACAATTCACTGTATACAACGAAGCAATACAGCGCAGCACTCTACTATCTTGGGAGCAATATTACCACCACTGGAGGTTCTATTAAAAACATTTCCAACCGCATAAGCAAAGCGCTTTGTGCATTTACACAGTTAAACCTCATCTGGTCCTCTAAATCTATCTGAGTCAGCACTAAACTTCAAGTTTTTAACTCCAGCATCCAGAAAACAGTACTCTTATACAGTTGCAAATCCTAGTCCTTAACAAAAACGTTAATAAGAAAACTGAAGTATTTTGCAAATTTGAAACTTGAAAGACTCTCATACTTACTGGACTTTAACGCTTTTATTTGGCCCTACCCTTCTCTGGCTTCAACCGGAGTGAAAGGAAataatatatactcgtaaatataatatatagggtatatatattttc from Bactrocera oleae isolate idBacOlea1 chromosome 3, idBacOlea1, whole genome shotgun sequence includes the following:
- the LOC118680699 gene encoding uncharacterized protein → MASDVLTVIFVTVFLICRVNAEKAFIQAEYEIINDTSSFPWQDLRNEIHQGDAVTYELGTPQYQILNADEPIEIITPDQPGYYESLKRYEAAAMQHAEEFRNQSDSTTTLPEDIEKETVSEKQVKQIANGEEQIRFIIRNLKEKSKNPKMYLGSPNQYQQDGAPAETSKKNNEIKTKQSGVTDTPLWNQQFNDNSEAQSKGNEGERVALSKSVEKTKKNQSFSLKSNVTKELVKSLEESTFMPNTETIHISNSSNTVLPSKFLTESSLTETISATDIPPETPLQLPPTLLKYDTPPTEETSAPLKQNLKEIYATDMSSYAPVYKVPPHIRDFEYLYRSALGIR